A window of the Roseovarius sp. S88 genome harbors these coding sequences:
- a CDS encoding J domain-containing protein, with product MPKEDPFGFDMSVSSAKKKNPRGRRGMSGASETSTRICDFDGCNEPGKYRAPKAPDVLDDFYWFCKDHVREYNLRWNFFNGTTEAEINAQMSSDKVWERQTKPMSDPEARAWARLGIEDPHQVLGGNATQNPGKNRGGQRKLPPTERRAVEILEAKDNWTKAEIRKAYKALIKVLHPDINGGDRSQEEQLQQVVWAWDQIKQSRNFK from the coding sequence ATGCCCAAAGAAGATCCTTTCGGATTCGACATGTCCGTCTCTTCTGCAAAGAAGAAGAACCCCCGCGGACGCAGGGGCATGTCCGGTGCGTCCGAGACCTCCACTCGGATATGTGACTTTGACGGCTGCAATGAGCCGGGCAAGTACCGCGCACCCAAGGCGCCTGACGTGCTGGATGACTTCTACTGGTTTTGCAAAGATCATGTGCGTGAATACAATCTGCGATGGAACTTCTTTAACGGCACCACCGAGGCGGAAATCAACGCACAGATGTCATCAGACAAGGTTTGGGAGCGCCAGACGAAACCAATGTCCGACCCCGAGGCCCGCGCCTGGGCCAGGCTTGGCATTGAGGACCCGCATCAAGTTCTGGGCGGCAATGCCACGCAAAATCCGGGCAAAAACCGGGGCGGCCAGCGAAAGCTGCCCCCCACTGAACGCCGTGCCGTTGAAATTCTCGAGGCCAAGGACAATTGGACCAAAGCCGAAATTCGCAAAGCCTACAAAGCGTTGATCAAGGTGCTTCACCCTGACATCAATGGCGGCGACAGAAGCCAGGAAGAACAGTTGCAACAAGTCGTCTGGGCCTGGGACCAGATCAAGCAAAGCCGGAATTTCAAGTAA
- a CDS encoding DNA alkylation repair protein gives MSAPAPDTGSGPLSLETALDALRAHVEPGRADGMAGYHKVPRTYLGVPNPALNDLAKNWRQSMQVNDRVVLAQSLWATNIFEARLAAAKLLTQARITPDEGVWSLITSWLPDFDSWAIADHAMMAGQKRLMADLTRLDEIETWTRSQSHWTRRAAMVITLPLTKQNHPKPHENAARERVLGWAAAYVQDPEWFIQKSVAWWLRDLSKHDPDRVRAFMFEHAPQMKRFARKEAEKYL, from the coding sequence ATGAGCGCGCCTGCCCCGGACACAGGTTCCGGGCCACTTTCACTTGAAACAGCGCTTGACGCTCTACGGGCGCATGTGGAACCCGGTCGCGCCGACGGCATGGCGGGGTATCACAAGGTCCCGCGCACCTATTTGGGCGTGCCAAACCCAGCATTGAATGATCTGGCCAAAAACTGGCGGCAGTCTATGCAGGTTAATGATCGCGTGGTACTCGCCCAATCCCTATGGGCCACAAACATCTTCGAGGCCCGGCTGGCTGCGGCCAAATTGCTCACGCAAGCGCGGATCACCCCGGATGAGGGTGTCTGGAGCCTAATCACAAGCTGGTTGCCCGATTTTGACAGCTGGGCCATTGCCGATCACGCCATGATGGCGGGGCAAAAGCGTCTCATGGCAGACCTCACGCGGCTGGATGAGATCGAGACGTGGACACGTTCGCAAAGCCATTGGACCCGTCGCGCCGCAATGGTCATCACTCTGCCACTGACCAAACAAAACCACCCCAAGCCGCATGAGAACGCCGCGCGGGAGCGTGTTTTGGGATGGGCCGCAGCCTATGTCCAGGACCCGGAATGGTTCATTCAGAAATCCGTGGCCTGGTGGCTGCGCGACTTGTCAAAGCATGATCCTGATCGTGTGCGCGCGTTCATGTTCGAACATGCGCCACAGATGAAACGGTTTGCCCGTAAAGAAGCCGAAAAATATTTGTAA
- a CDS encoding MFS transporter, with amino-acid sequence MFERRIPEWLRHAPVPSLKGFAVLAAAESVARGVLVSVFPLAMYQALDDAQVVSQAYFIIGILSLLAGLLVPWLNRIIPRRWLYSTAAATFVVGALFGASGGTGVVIALVLISVATVSLFVCFNAYVLDYVARVELGRCETLRMFYSALGWTLGPVVGVGLMEWWAPAPFIVAALAALIMLGVFLFMRLGNGKLITRAKRTTANPMRYLGRFFRQPRLVAGWLFAVVRSCGWWIYVVYVPIFAVERGLDPQTGGIMLSVTNGMLFLTPFMLRWMQRNSVRMAVRSGFLASGVLFLSGWMIESQPVVVLALLFAGSVFLVLLDISGGLPFLMAVKPSERTEMSAVYSSYRDVSGILTPGAAWMVLLIAPLSGVFAVGGAALLGCWALAGRLHPRLGARRMAPAPAEQ; translated from the coding sequence CTCTCTGAAGGGGTTCGCTGTGCTGGCGGCTGCGGAATCCGTGGCCCGTGGCGTGCTGGTTTCGGTCTTTCCTTTGGCCATGTACCAAGCGCTGGACGATGCGCAGGTCGTATCGCAGGCTTATTTTATCATCGGAATTTTGTCTTTGTTAGCCGGGTTGCTCGTGCCCTGGCTCAACCGGATCATTCCGCGTCGTTGGCTTTACAGCACGGCAGCAGCGACATTCGTGGTTGGTGCACTCTTTGGAGCTTCGGGAGGCACTGGTGTTGTCATTGCGCTGGTTCTCATTTCGGTGGCGACCGTATCGTTGTTTGTGTGTTTCAACGCTTATGTGTTGGACTACGTGGCCCGGGTCGAACTGGGCCGGTGCGAGACTTTGCGCATGTTCTACAGCGCCTTGGGTTGGACATTGGGCCCGGTTGTAGGGGTGGGCCTTATGGAATGGTGGGCGCCAGCTCCCTTCATTGTTGCGGCCCTGGCCGCTTTGATCATGCTTGGCGTCTTCCTTTTCATGCGGCTGGGCAATGGTAAGCTGATCACCCGTGCGAAACGCACCACCGCCAATCCGATGCGCTATCTGGGACGGTTCTTTCGTCAGCCGCGCCTGGTGGCTGGTTGGCTCTTTGCCGTGGTGCGATCCTGTGGGTGGTGGATCTATGTTGTCTACGTGCCTATTTTCGCGGTGGAAAGAGGGCTTGACCCGCAAACCGGGGGCATCATGCTTTCGGTCACCAATGGCATGCTTTTTCTCACACCGTTCATGCTGCGCTGGATGCAGCGCAACTCAGTTCGCATGGCCGTTCGGTCTGGGTTTCTGGCCTCGGGCGTGTTGTTCCTGAGCGGTTGGATGATTGAAAGCCAGCCAGTTGTTGTTCTGGCTCTGCTCTTTGCGGGATCCGTATTCCTGGTGCTGCTCGACATTAGCGGTGGGCTTCCCTTCCTGATGGCGGTCAAGCCATCAGAGCGCACCGAGATGTCTGCCGTTTATTCCAGCTATCGCGACGTGTCGGGCATCCTGACCCCGGGTGCGGCCTGGATGGTTTTGCTCATCGCGCCGCTGTCGGGCGTATTTGCGGTGGGCGGCGCAGCACTCTTGGGATGCTGGGCTTTGGCTGGGCGGTTGCACCCAAGACTTGGCGCGCGCCGAATGGCGCCAGCTCCGGCTGAACAATAA
- a CDS encoding glycosyltransferase family 4 protein yields MPELIVTNFNRNFTGVSATAANVVRQHMQTYDLALAGQPLLGCPDPISKSKAISLSRLRPKDRPFTIWHVRRNTEMRAALWARDVLRLPVKIVFTSAAIRRHSAFPRWLISRMDAVIATTVEAASFVPNVRGIAPHGVDTDTFYPARDRADAWSLTGFPGTHGIATIGRIRREKGTDRFVEAMIALLPKHPGLTALVVGRAARSDQAFLERLQSKIEQAGLSGRILFPGEMPASELPALMRALSLVVQLPRYEGYGMTPLEGMASGVPFVATDQGYYRSFSAQGSCGVIVPDEDQQATVNTLSDLLNAPERLDTMSYSAQEAAMFQLSSVREADEISKVYEDLWAKG; encoded by the coding sequence GTGCCAGAGCTGATCGTCACAAATTTCAACCGGAATTTTACCGGCGTGTCCGCGACCGCGGCCAACGTGGTTCGTCAGCATATGCAGACATATGACCTTGCCTTGGCAGGTCAGCCCCTACTCGGCTGCCCGGACCCGATCTCCAAATCCAAGGCCATCTCGTTATCGCGCCTACGCCCCAAGGACCGCCCTTTCACCATCTGGCATGTCCGCCGCAACACCGAAATGCGCGCGGCCCTCTGGGCGCGAGATGTGCTGCGCCTGCCGGTAAAAATCGTCTTCACCTCGGCGGCCATCCGGCGGCATTCGGCCTTTCCGCGCTGGCTGATTTCGCGCATGGATGCGGTGATTGCAACGACCGTAGAAGCCGCGAGTTTCGTGCCCAATGTGCGCGGTATCGCCCCACACGGCGTGGACACTGACACGTTTTATCCCGCACGCGACCGAGCCGACGCGTGGTCGCTCACTGGCTTTCCCGGCACGCATGGTATTGCCACGATTGGACGTATCCGACGTGAGAAAGGCACGGATCGATTTGTCGAGGCGATGATTGCGCTTTTGCCCAAGCACCCAGGCCTGACGGCTTTGGTTGTGGGGCGCGCCGCTCGATCCGATCAGGCGTTTCTTGAGCGATTGCAAAGCAAAATTGAACAAGCCGGACTATCCGGCCGCATCCTCTTTCCAGGTGAAATGCCTGCCTCCGAGCTGCCTGCACTGATGCGGGCGCTCTCTTTGGTGGTGCAACTGCCACGCTACGAAGGATACGGCATGACCCCGCTCGAAGGCATGGCCTCAGGCGTGCCTTTCGTGGCCACGGATCAAGGGTATTACCGGAGCTTTTCGGCGCAAGGCAGTTGTGGCGTGATTGTACCTGATGAAGATCAGCAGGCGACGGTAAATACCCTTTCCGATCTGCTCAACGCACCTGAGCGGCTCGACACCATGTCCTATTCCGCGCAGGAAGCGGCCATGTTTCAACTCAGCTCTGTGCGAGAAGCAGACGAAATCTCAAAGGTATACGAAGACCTCTGGGCCAAAGGGTAG
- a CDS encoding DUF4177 domain-containing protein encodes MYEYKVIPAPAKGKKKRGLKGAEARFAHALETAMNELAADGWEFQRADILPSEERQGLTSTQTVYRSVLVFRRLTEADAIEALVEAQKDEADLSEDHDDELEDDMSQDEMHSVEDAVETEEPEAEKV; translated from the coding sequence ATGTACGAATACAAGGTCATTCCCGCTCCCGCGAAGGGCAAGAAGAAACGTGGTCTCAAAGGAGCGGAGGCCAGATTTGCCCATGCTCTGGAAACTGCGATGAATGAACTGGCCGCTGACGGTTGGGAGTTTCAACGCGCCGATATATTGCCGAGCGAAGAGCGGCAGGGTCTGACCTCTACGCAAACAGTGTATCGCAGTGTTCTGGTGTTCCGCAGATTGACCGAGGCCGATGCGATTGAGGCCTTGGTGGAAGCCCAAAAAGACGAAGCTGATCTTTCAGAGGACCATGATGACGAGCTGGAGGACGACATGTCGCAGGACGAGATGCACTCTGTCGAAGACGCCGTTGAAACCGAAGAACCAGAGGCTGAAAAGGTCTGA
- a CDS encoding 3-deoxy-D-manno-octulosonic acid transferase, whose translation MTKAPLPVRLYRSAANLVAPLAYRRVARKLKDQGTDPSRIPERMGHAAAGRPDGRLLWFHAASVGESLSVLRLIEQMGRDVPDLSFLITSGTATSAEIVGRRLPPRTQHQFAPLDALAAVTRFLTHWRPDAAIFVESELWPQMLLETHAAGIPIALINARISDRSARNWARFRTTAQYLMQHFTMIHCQDARTQAHMRSLGFIHATQGVNLKSLAGPLPYDDHALSQTTKTNGTRFVWLAASTHPGEDEIVLDAHRALLKERPDALLVIAPRHPERADDIERLIGDAGLLSARRSKFEPIKEQTQVYLADTLGEMGLWYRLCPLTCLCGSFSDVGGHNPYEPAYAGSAILHGPLYANFGDTYADLHAAGAAQQVADAQALGATITKLAQSPDELAKHRDTASAFAAAQSDELGSFAQTLSKALGLG comes from the coding sequence ATGACTAAGGCGCCCCTGCCCGTGCGCCTCTACCGGAGTGCGGCCAATCTTGTGGCACCTTTGGCGTACCGCCGGGTCGCTAGAAAGTTAAAGGACCAAGGCACAGATCCGTCGCGCATACCCGAGCGGATGGGCCATGCCGCTGCGGGCCGTCCCGATGGCAGGCTCTTGTGGTTTCACGCGGCCTCGGTGGGCGAGAGCCTGTCGGTATTGCGCCTGATTGAGCAGATGGGCCGCGATGTGCCCGACCTGTCGTTTCTCATCACCTCAGGTACTGCCACGTCAGCAGAAATTGTAGGCCGCCGCCTTCCCCCCAGAACGCAGCATCAGTTTGCTCCGCTGGACGCCCTCGCGGCGGTCACAAGGTTCCTCACCCACTGGCGGCCCGACGCCGCTATTTTTGTGGAGAGCGAGCTTTGGCCTCAGATGCTCCTTGAAACGCACGCAGCGGGCATTCCCATCGCCCTGATCAATGCGCGTATTTCGGATCGCTCCGCGCGCAATTGGGCGCGGTTTCGCACGACGGCGCAATACCTGATGCAGCATTTTACAATGATCCATTGTCAGGATGCGCGCACTCAAGCGCATATGAGGTCTTTGGGATTCATCCACGCCACACAAGGTGTGAATCTCAAATCGCTTGCAGGGCCACTGCCCTATGATGACCATGCGCTCAGCCAGACGACTAAAACCAACGGTACGCGATTCGTCTGGCTGGCCGCGTCCACGCATCCCGGCGAGGATGAGATCGTGCTGGACGCGCACCGGGCCTTATTGAAGGAAAGACCGGACGCTCTGCTCGTCATTGCTCCGCGCCATCCCGAGCGAGCGGATGATATCGAAAGACTGATTGGCGATGCAGGCCTGCTATCAGCCCGTCGATCCAAATTTGAGCCCATCAAGGAACAGACCCAGGTTTATCTGGCCGACACCCTTGGCGAGATGGGGCTGTGGTATCGCCTGTGTCCGCTGACATGTCTCTGTGGGTCCTTCTCGGATGTCGGCGGGCACAACCCCTATGAACCCGCCTACGCCGGATCGGCCATCCTGCACGGGCCGCTCTATGCCAATTTCGGCGACACTTATGCCGATCTGCACGCCGCTGGCGCCGCGCAGCAGGTGGCAGATGCCCAGGCGCTTGGGGCAACGATCACCAAATTGGCCCAAAGCCCAGACGAGCTGGCCAAACACCGCGACACTGCTAGCGCATTTGCCGCCGCGCAATCCGATGAGCTTGGGAGTTTTGCGCAGACCCTTTCCAAGGCTCTGGGGCTGGGGTAG
- the moaA gene encoding GTP 3',8-cyclase MoaA, translating to MTAPLIDPFQRAISYLRVSVTDRCDFRCVYCMSENMTFLPKKELLTLEELDRMCSTFVRLGVEKLRITGGEPLVRRNIMMFFNAMTRHLEAGSLKELTLTTNGSQLERFADDLYAAGVRRVNVSLDTIDEQKFADITRWGRLPQVLKGIDAAQRAGMRVKINTVALKDFNEDELFTLVEWCKSRDMDLTFIEVMPMGDIGNEDRLGQYWKLSDLRTRLAEQYTLKDLAERTGGPARYVELEETGQKVGFITPLTHNFCESCNRVRLTCTGELYMCLGQEDMADLRAPMRNNPGNDTPLEDAIRAAIERKPKGHDFDYSRQTVDGRVSRHMSHTGG from the coding sequence ATGACGGCCCCATTGATCGATCCATTCCAGCGCGCAATTTCATACCTGCGCGTCTCAGTCACCGACCGGTGTGACTTCCGCTGTGTGTATTGCATGTCGGAAAACATGACCTTTCTGCCCAAGAAAGAACTGCTGACTCTGGAAGAGCTGGATCGCATGTGCTCGACCTTCGTACGGCTCGGGGTGGAAAAGCTGCGCATCACCGGCGGTGAGCCACTCGTGCGGCGCAATATCATGATGTTTTTCAACGCCATGACGCGCCACCTTGAGGCCGGTAGCCTCAAGGAACTGACGCTGACCACCAACGGGTCGCAACTGGAGCGTTTTGCCGACGATCTTTATGCGGCCGGCGTGCGGCGGGTGAATGTGTCGCTTGATACAATCGACGAACAGAAGTTTGCGGACATTACACGCTGGGGGCGTTTGCCTCAGGTGCTGAAAGGCATTGATGCCGCTCAGCGCGCTGGCATGCGGGTCAAGATCAACACCGTGGCGCTCAAGGATTTTAACGAAGATGAACTGTTCACCCTGGTCGAATGGTGCAAATCCCGCGACATGGACCTGACATTTATCGAGGTCATGCCGATGGGAGATATCGGCAATGAGGACCGGTTGGGCCAATACTGGAAACTGTCCGATCTGCGGACGCGGCTCGCTGAACAATACACGCTCAAAGATCTCGCCGAGCGCACCGGCGGCCCGGCGCGGTATGTCGAGTTGGAAGAAACCGGTCAGAAGGTCGGCTTCATCACACCGCTCACCCATAATTTCTGCGAAAGCTGCAATCGCGTGCGCCTGACCTGCACAGGAGAGCTTTACATGTGTCTGGGCCAGGAGGACATGGCCGATCTGCGTGCGCCGATGCGCAACAATCCCGGCAATGACACACCGTTGGAGGACGCCATTCGCGCCGCGATTGAGCGCAAACCAAAAGGCCATGATTTCGACTATTCCCGCCAAACCGTGGATGGGCGCGTGTCGCGCCACATGAGCCACACCGGCGGCTGA